A single genomic interval of Hoplias malabaricus isolate fHopMal1 chromosome 7, fHopMal1.hap1, whole genome shotgun sequence harbors:
- the LOC136702349 gene encoding syntaxin-11-like has translation MRDRLSQLQAFSQANGHHVEEVENAVADFPSRNTRHEKGPQEHGSDAEMEAVLDEALGIRRDIQLILLDVKHLKELYARVYGEITSCPPTAVQQDSRAIAANVKTRSEDLLQRLQKMDIHARELEEQHGASGTVPRIARTQYTDLSSSFREAVKEYNEAEMIHREMCKSQIQRQMEIVGRDVTGEEIEEMLENGQWNIFSENMLTDGKTARSALNQIESRHQDLLELEKRIKNIHELFLDIAMLVDEQNSMIDYIQTNVQNTEAEMKNVLMKLERAKRHDRSHPFKKIFFWRR, from the coding sequence ATGAGGGACAGACTTAGCCAACTTCAAGCTTTCTCCCAGGCTAATGGCCATCACGTGGAGGAGGTGGAAAACGCTGTTGCTGACTTTCCCTCACGTAACACCCGTCATGAAAAAGGACCCCAGGAGCATGGCAGTGATGCTGAGATGGAGGCCGTGCTTGATGAGGCTCTTGGCATTCGACGTGACATTCAGCTTATCCTCCTAGATGTCAAGCACCTCAAAGAGCTTTATGCTCGAGTTTATGGTGAGATCACAAGCTGCCCACCAACTGCTGTTCAGCAGGACTCCCGTGCCATCGCTGCTAACGTTAAAACCCGTTCTGAAGACTTGTTGCAGCGTCTACAGAAGATGGACATCCATGCCAGAGAACTGGAGGAACAGCATGGAGCCAGCGGCACTGTTCCTAGAATTGCCCGGACCCAGTACACAGATCTGAGCAGTAGTTTCAGAGAAGCAGTAAAGGAATATAATGAAGCAGAGATGATCCACAGGGAGATGTGTAAGTCACAAATCCAGAGGCAGATGGAGATCGTGGGCCGAGACGTGACCGGAGAGGAGATTGAGGAGATGCTGGAGAATGGTCAGTGGAACATCTTCAGTGAAAACATGCTAACCGATGGAAAAACAGCACGTTCTGCACTCAACCAGATTGAAAGCAGACATCAGGACCTGCTGGAGCTGGAGAAACGCATCAAAAACATCCATGAATTGTTCCTGGACATAGCAATGCTGGTGGATGAGCAGAACTCGATGATAGATTACATTCAGACCAACGTCCAAAACACTGAAGCAGAGATGAAGAATGTGCTGATGAAGCTTGAAAGAGCCAAAAGACATGACCGGAGCCACCCCTTCAAAAAGATTTTCTTCTGGAGGcgctaa